The proteins below are encoded in one region of Belonocnema kinseyi isolate 2016_QV_RU_SX_M_011 chromosome 5, B_treatae_v1, whole genome shotgun sequence:
- the LOC117173241 gene encoding protein DENND6A isoform X2, which produces MSSPSSLNKGEQSSAIDDGNSRKKWEYLKNWIHCICVVAFDLELGQAIEAIYPSHIKLAEQERSNVCYLAFPDSNSGCMGDTQYHVRIRQSGKNSQENTALKNYNKNAPIFLRSDTYHYWGYVYFRQVKDKTLPRGYFQKSIILISKLPFVNLFTEIVALIAPKFFETGKSVMESIVDEIADWPAPVPGEIINLPLMGVLFQTYVPNQYYKLTVSDVVTGNQTTREESDRLLMLTSVYEDNIFQSLAVVVSHIHLLWELVLLAEPIVVMASSPTMCSRMVQALTALITPLKYHADHRPYFTIHDSEFKEYATDTQNPPAVILGVTNPFFAKTLQHWPHIVRINGTEYNENFKHRIKKSDTLKILDSKPGVYTEYKPFLRKDKAILKKLHRGIQTKRPGEAQTVLLRKHLMELTESFMIPLERYIATLMPLQKNISPFKATPIPHLFNMDEFLATLSSSGPQLTSGVKGDWVGLYRRFFRSPNFSGWFQTRYAELSKKIEAIHLEALSQAVREN; this is translated from the exons ATGTCTTCCCCTTCGTCATTAAATAAAGGAGAGCAGTCAAGCGCAATTGATGATGgcaattctagaaaaaaatgggaatatttaaaaaattggatccACTGCATTTGCGTCGTTGCCTTCGATCTTGAACTTGGTCAAGCCATTGAG GCGATTTATCCAAGTCATATTAAACTTGCCGAACAAGAGAGATCCAATGTCTGCTATTTGGCTTTTCCTGATTCAAATTCAGGCTGTATGGGTGACACACAATACCATGTGAGAATTAGGCAAAGCGGGAAAAATTCGCAGGAGAATAccgctttgaaaaattataataaaaatgcacCTATTTTCCTACGATCTGATACGTACCATTATTGGGGATATGTATATTTTCGTCAAGTGAAAGATAAAACACTGCCTAGAGGATATTTCCAAAAA agtATAATATTGATATCAAAGCTTCCGTTTGTAAATTTATTCACCGAAATCGTTGCTTTGATTGCTCCAAAGTTTTTTGAGACTGGTAAAAGCGTAATGGAATCGATAGTGGATGAAATCGCCGACTGGCCGGCTCCAGTTCCAGGTGAAATCATTAACTTACCTCTTATGGGTGTGTTATTCCAG ACCTACGTCCCtaatcaatattataaattgaCAGTATCGGATGTCGTGACAGGAAATCAAACAACACGCGAAGAGTCGGACAGACTTCTCATGTTAACTTCAGTCTATGaagacaatatttttcaaagtttagccGTCGTTGTTAGTCATATTCATTTACTGTGGGAACTTGTTTTGTTAGCTGAACCTATTGTCGTTATGGCATCTTCCCCTACAATGTGCTCAAGAATGGTTCAAGCTCTCACAGC gTTGATTACGCCACTCAAATATCATGCAGATCATCGGCCTTATTTTACAATCCACGATTCTGAATTTAAAGAATATGCGACAGACACGCAGAACCCACCAGCTGTGATTCTAGGTGTCACAAATCCTTTTTTTGCTAAGACTCTGCAACACTGGCCACATATTGTTAGAATTAACGGCACTGAGTATAACG AAAACTTTAAACACAGAATAAAAAAGTCTGATACCCTGAAAATACTCGATTCTAAGCCTGGAGTCTATACTGAGTACAAGCCATTTTTACGTAAGGATAAggcaattttgaagaaattacataGAGGAATTCAAACAAAGAGACCAGGAGAGGCTCAAACGGTACTTCTGAGGAAACATTTAATGGAACTTACAGAGAGCTTCATGATTCCTCTCGAGAGATACATAGCTACTCTAATGCCGTTACAAAAAAACATATCACCCTTCAAG GCGACTCCGATACCTCACTTGTTCAATATGGACGAATTTCTTGCCACGTTGAGCAGTTCGGGTCCGCAACTAACGAGCGGAGTAAAAGGCGACTGGGTCGGTCTCTATCGTCGCTTCTTTAGATCACCAAATTTCTCTGGCTGGTTCCAGACGAGATACGCCGAATTGTCGAAAAAAATAGAGGCGATTCATCTCGAGGCTCTATCCCAGGCG GTTCGAGAAAATTGA